The window GAAATGGCCGGTGAAGAACGGCTCGTTGTAGCTGACGTTCTTGTAGGCGAGCACGCGCTTGTCCTTCTCGAACTCGACCACGCGGTCGACCAGCAGGAATGGATAGCGGTGCGGCAGCAGGCGCTCGATCTCGGCGCTGGTGACGGGCAGGCTCACGGGTGCGGATGCATCAGTCATTCGTTGTCCTTGCCGCCGTCCGGGCTGCGCCGGGCGATGCGGTCGAGTTGCTTGAAGCGAGCGGCGCTCTTGCGCCAGCTGCGATTGTCCATCAACGGCGTGCCGGAAGAATACTCGCCCGGCTCGCGGATCGAGTGCGTCACCAGCGACATCGCGGTGATCACCACGCGGTCGCAGATTTCGAGATGGCCGAGGATGCCGGCCGCGCCGCCGATCAGGCAGTGCCTGCCGATCCGCGCGCTGCCGGCCACCGCCGAGCAGCCGGCCATCGCGGTGTGCGCGCCGATGCGGACGTTGTGGCCGATCTGGATCTGGTTGTCGAGGCGCACGTCCTCTTCGAGCACGGTGTCTTCCAGCGCGCCGCGGTCGATGGTGGTGTTGGCGCCGATCTCGCAGTCGTCGCCGACCACCACGCCGCCCAGCTGCGGCACGTTGATCCAGCGTCCGGATTCCATCGCCAGGCCGAAGCCGGCGCCGCCGAGCACGGCGCCCGGCAGGATGCGCACGCGTTTGCCCAGGCGCACCCGGGTCAGCAGCGTCACGCGGGCCTGCAGCTCGCAATCCTCGCCGACCTCGCAGTCCTCGCCGATCACGCAGCCGGGGCCGACGACGGCGCCGGCGTGGATCCGGCTGCGCGCGCCGATGGAGACGTGCGGGCCGACGCTGGCGGCGGGATCGACGTGCGCTTCGGGATCGACGGCGGCGGTCGGGTGGATGCCGGCAGGACGCGCCGGTTTGCGCTCGAACAGCGCGGAGATGCGCGCGAACGCCACGTAGGGATCGCGCGCGACCAGCGCGGTGCCGTCGCGCGCGTCCGCATCCGCTTCGCGCACCACCACCACGCCGGCCCGCGTCTGCGCGAGCTGGGCGCGGTAGCGCGGATTGGCGAGGAAGCTCAGCTGCGCGGGCGCGGCGTCGGCCAACGTGCCGACGCCGGAAACCTTGCGGTCCTCGCCGCGCAGTTCCAGCCCGAAGCGTGCGGCAAGCTCGGATGCAGCGAAGGCCGGCATGCCCGTGCCGCCGCTCACGTCAGAGCTGGCCGCCGAAGTTGAACTGCAACCGTTCGACCTGGTCGCCGTCCTTCTGGCGGAGCGGCAGCGCGTAGCTGATCGACAACGGCCCCATCGGCGAGCGCCACAGCAGCGCGATGCCGGCCGAAGCGCGCAGCTCGTTGGCGCTGAAGTTGTCGTAGCCGTCGTAGACGTTGCCGAAGTCCAGGAACGCGGAGACGCGCGCCGACGGGCTGTCGAACAGCTTCGGGAAGATCGCCTCCACCGAGCCGGCCAGCAGCATCGAACCGCCCAGCGGCTGCTTGTAGCCGTAGCTGGAGGACCAGGACGGGCCGAGCGTGTTGTCGGTGAAGCCGCGGACCCGGCCGTTGGAGGAGATGCCGCCGGCGTAGAAATTCTCGAAGAACGGCAGGCCCTGGGCGGTCACCGTCTTCTTGAAGTCGGGCGAGGTGGTCAGGCAGGGATCGGTGCCGGCCGGTCCGGGGACCGAGGTGTCGGCGACGCCGTCGTTGTTGGTGTCCACCAGCGTCGGCGCGGTGTAGCAGATGTTGCGGGTGAACGTCTTGCCGTAGGAGTCGCCGTAACCCAGGTTCAGCGCGGTCTTCAACACCAGCGCCTGGCTGAGCGGCCAGTACTTGGACACGTCGTAGGACAGCTTGAAGTATTCC is drawn from Thermomonas brevis and contains these coding sequences:
- the lpxD gene encoding UDP-3-O-(3-hydroxymyristoyl)glucosamine N-acyltransferase, whose amino-acid sequence is MPAFAASELAARFGLELRGEDRKVSGVGTLADAAPAQLSFLANPRYRAQLAQTRAGVVVVREADADARDGTALVARDPYVAFARISALFERKPARPAGIHPTAAVDPEAHVDPAASVGPHVSIGARSRIHAGAVVGPGCVIGEDCEVGEDCELQARVTLLTRVRLGKRVRILPGAVLGGAGFGLAMESGRWINVPQLGGVVVGDDCEIGANTTIDRGALEDTVLEEDVRLDNQIQIGHNVRIGAHTAMAGCSAVAGSARIGRHCLIGGAAGILGHLEICDRVVITAMSLVTHSIREPGEYSSGTPLMDNRSWRKSAARFKQLDRIARRSPDGGKDNE